A window from uncultured Desulfobacter sp. encodes these proteins:
- the hysA gene encoding NiFeSe hydrogenase large subunit HysA — MSGSKPATAPAGSTKKIKISIDPVTRIEGHLKAEVEVKNGVVVDARMSGGMYRGFEQILIGRDPRDAVQITQRLCGVCPTAHATASALALDDAFGVTLTDNGRIARNLILGANFIQSHILHFYHLAALDYVNGPNTAPFIPRYKNNDVRVPKEINDVGVAQYLEALEMRKICHEMVALLGGKMPHVQGIVVGGTTEIPTREALNAYAKRFKQVKKFVMEKYIPLIYTLAGPYGDLLKTGVGHKNLVSWGVFPMDSKGNTLLKPGIYTDGKDYKVDPALIKEYVKYSWFKDDTTGLNPTEGKTIPQPGKPGAYSFVKASRYNDKPHEVGPLARMWATNPELSKTGQNALGVKKLRDIGDACFSILGRHVARAEEAAIVAEAIEQWLAEATPGKETFVPADIPENAEGLGMTEAPRGSLLHYVDIKDSVIANFQIVSATLWNANPMDDMDQRGPMEEALIGVPVPDVDNPVNVGRLIRAYDPULGCAVHVLDADTGKEIKVELPL, encoded by the coding sequence ATGTCAGGCAGTAAACCAGCTACCGCACCAGCGGGCAGCACTAAAAAAATAAAAATCAGCATCGATCCGGTCACAAGGATTGAAGGGCATCTCAAAGCCGAGGTGGAAGTCAAAAACGGCGTTGTTGTGGATGCCCGTATGTCAGGCGGTATGTACCGCGGATTTGAGCAGATCCTTATTGGCCGTGATCCCAGGGATGCCGTTCAGATTACCCAGAGACTGTGCGGGGTATGCCCCACCGCCCATGCCACAGCATCGGCACTTGCCCTGGATGACGCGTTTGGCGTCACACTCACGGACAACGGACGCATTGCCAGAAACCTGATCCTGGGTGCCAACTTTATCCAGTCCCACATCCTGCATTTTTACCATCTGGCAGCACTGGACTACGTCAACGGCCCGAACACAGCGCCGTTTATCCCCAGATACAAAAACAATGACGTCCGGGTACCCAAGGAGATCAATGACGTCGGCGTTGCCCAATACCTTGAAGCCCTTGAAATGCGTAAAATCTGCCATGAAATGGTGGCGCTTCTGGGCGGCAAAATGCCCCATGTCCAGGGAATTGTTGTGGGCGGAACAACGGAAATCCCCACCCGGGAAGCCTTGAATGCCTACGCAAAACGGTTCAAACAAGTCAAAAAATTTGTCATGGAAAAGTATATTCCGTTGATTTACACCCTGGCAGGGCCTTACGGTGATCTGCTTAAAACGGGTGTGGGTCATAAAAATCTGGTTTCCTGGGGTGTGTTCCCCATGGACAGCAAAGGCAATACTCTGCTGAAACCAGGCATCTACACAGACGGCAAGGACTATAAAGTTGATCCGGCCCTGATCAAGGAATATGTGAAGTACTCCTGGTTTAAAGATGACACTACCGGCCTGAACCCCACCGAAGGTAAAACCATCCCGCAACCCGGCAAACCCGGTGCATACTCATTTGTCAAGGCGTCCAGATACAACGACAAACCCCATGAAGTCGGACCTTTGGCCAGAATGTGGGCCACCAATCCGGAGCTGTCCAAAACCGGACAAAACGCCCTGGGCGTTAAAAAACTGCGTGATATCGGTGATGCGTGCTTCTCAATTCTGGGACGTCATGTGGCCAGGGCCGAAGAGGCTGCCATCGTTGCCGAGGCAATTGAACAATGGCTTGCCGAAGCCACCCCGGGCAAAGAGACCTTTGTTCCGGCAGATATCCCTGAAAACGCTGAAGGCCTTGGCATGACAGAAGCGCCCAGAGGTTCATTGCTGCACTATGTGGACATCAAGGACTCTGTGATTGCCAATTTCCAGATCGTTTCCGCCACACTGTGGAACGCAAACCCCATGGATGACATGGATCAAAGAGGCCCCATGGAAGAGGCGTTGATCGGTGTGCCCGTACCGGATGTTGATAATCCCGTGAATGTCGGGCGCTTGATACGCGCCTACGACCCCTGACTGGGCTGTGCCGTCCACGTGCTGGACGCAGATACCGGTAAGGAAATCAAAGTGGAACTTCCCCTGTAA
- a CDS encoding response regulator transcription factor, with translation MNNTTILVAEDDMHIRIGLTDTLESEGYQVIEARDGNEALDAFERNPPDLVLLDVMMPGKSGYDVCRDIRTKDPLVPVIILTAKGEEIDKVVGLKLGADDYITKPFGIHELLARIDAVLRRAKRFKPHTPEDESRNTFTFAGFTVDPKRFKAESGSTYFDLSKREIELLRLFAAHPGEVLDRETILTRIWGLDYGGTTRTLDQHIAMLRKKIEKHPATPTIITTVHGVGYRFESDEPLH, from the coding sequence ATGAATAATACAACCATACTTGTGGCAGAAGACGATATGCACATCAGGATCGGATTAACAGACACCCTGGAAAGTGAAGGGTATCAGGTCATTGAGGCCAGAGACGGCAATGAAGCCCTGGACGCATTTGAACGAAACCCACCGGATCTGGTGCTTTTGGATGTGATGATGCCGGGCAAAAGCGGTTATGATGTGTGCCGGGACATCCGAACAAAGGACCCGCTGGTGCCGGTGATTATACTCACGGCCAAAGGAGAAGAGATCGACAAGGTGGTGGGCCTGAAGCTGGGGGCGGACGACTACATCACCAAACCATTTGGGATTCATGAACTTCTGGCACGAATTGATGCGGTGCTGCGCCGGGCCAAAAGGTTTAAACCCCATACACCGGAAGATGAAAGTAGAAACACCTTTACCTTTGCCGGTTTCACGGTGGATCCCAAACGGTTTAAGGCAGAATCCGGCAGCACATATTTTGATTTATCAAAAAGGGAAATTGAGCTGCTCAGGCTCTTTGCCGCACATCCCGGCGAAGTGCTGGACCGGGAAACTATTTTAACGCGGATTTGGGGATTGGACTATGGGGGCACAACCCGGACCCTGGACCAGCATATTGCCATGCTGAGAAAAAAGATCGAAAAACATCCTGCAACACCCACGATTATCACCACCGTTCACGGTGTGGGCTACAGATTTGAATCAGACGAACCGTTACACTGA
- the hysB gene encoding NiFeSe hydrogenase small subunit has protein sequence MKDEHVLPETQQKESGVTRRCFLKTVAGAAAGIGVSQVVNPALVRALEKGLKRHPVVWLQGQGCTGCSVSLLNSVDPSIGDVLLKVISLQYHPTVMACEGESALENLFAIAKEYQGRFSLVVEGAIPTAAEGMYCVVGEYGHKEYTMVDLVKEVAPMAGSCLAVGTCAAFGGIPAAKGNVTGATSCRDFFADNGIETPIINIAGCPPHPDWIVLSIVHLLEEGIPELDDEGRPMLFFGENIHENCPRLDFYDEDILSKTLSDPKGCRMDLGCKGPSTYADCFKRKWNSGLNWCVDNAVCIGCVEPGFPDASSPFYEPE, from the coding sequence GTGAAAGACGAGCATGTGTTGCCTGAAACGCAACAAAAAGAATCAGGAGTTACCAGGCGGTGCTTCCTGAAAACCGTTGCCGGTGCCGCAGCCGGCATTGGTGTGTCCCAAGTGGTAAACCCCGCGCTGGTTAGAGCTCTTGAAAAGGGCCTGAAACGCCATCCGGTAGTCTGGCTTCAGGGCCAGGGCTGCACAGGCTGCTCGGTCAGTCTGCTCAACAGTGTTGATCCCAGCATTGGCGATGTGCTTTTGAAAGTCATCAGCCTGCAATACCACCCCACAGTGATGGCCTGTGAAGGCGAAAGCGCTTTAGAAAACTTGTTTGCCATTGCCAAGGAATACCAGGGAAGATTTTCTCTTGTTGTAGAGGGTGCCATCCCAACGGCAGCAGAAGGGATGTACTGTGTTGTCGGAGAGTATGGGCACAAAGAGTACACCATGGTTGACCTGGTCAAGGAAGTTGCTCCCATGGCCGGATCATGTCTTGCCGTGGGCACCTGTGCCGCGTTCGGCGGTATTCCGGCAGCAAAGGGCAATGTAACCGGCGCCACCAGCTGTAGAGACTTTTTTGCAGACAACGGTATTGAAACCCCGATTATCAATATCGCAGGCTGCCCGCCCCATCCGGACTGGATTGTCCTTTCCATCGTACATCTGCTGGAAGAAGGCATCCCCGAATTGGATGACGAAGGACGCCCCATGCTCTTCTTTGGAGAAAATATCCATGAGAACTGCCCCAGACTGGACTTCTATGACGAGGACATACTCTCCAAAACCCTGTCAGATCCCAAAGGCTGCCGTATGGATCTGGGCTGTAAGGGCCCTTCCACCTACGCGGACTGTTTTAAAAGAAAATGGAACAGCGGCCTGAACTGGTGTGTGGACAACGCCGTCTGTATCGGTTGTGTTGAACCCGGGTTCCCGGATGCATCATCACCTTTTTATGAACCCGAATAA
- a CDS encoding HAMP domain-containing sensor histidine kinase, which produces MTSRGSIIIFWTLLLVPAMVLAGFAFRQISFEQDRLRMAGITALEDQARLTAQNLDQAMANIQENLTRSLRDINASNLSIQTLGERLLAWEQSNPLIRNVFIFHPKKGLMYPRRSRAATREERQFINRFNPLMTGDLPFDFNRPAGSENKRVSSPAISSSLYALSRQSIPTISEEKITGADTVPKPAANQEESGWIPWFSDNQLYVLGWVQSEPDGMIYGIELEMMVLLSRLMTTIPENNRSGTALEIMNGNGDVLLHTGPLELDHGPKTQDAVVKVDISGRLPHWSVCAFVDNAALSQSNTFMVIALILVAILVTAIVSAGVLITRLTLAQIKDARQKTSFVAAVSHELKTPLTSIRMYAELLLSKRVSNPEKKQTYLEVMVAESERLTRLINNVLDFGKLEQGRKQYRISEFDMGQFLGECINTNQVRLKKAGFELITQVPDQKFPVKTDRDAMAQVFLNLVDNAIKYAGTGKFLKIILDRTSRDVQIKIQDDGPGIEPGLKEKIFDKFFRADNSLTTSKPGSGLGLSLTRHMLRDLGGDIVMDTTLARGAGFIIRIPIHE; this is translated from the coding sequence ATGACCAGCCGAGGCTCAATCATTATATTCTGGACCCTGCTATTAGTGCCTGCCATGGTGCTGGCAGGGTTTGCCTTTCGCCAGATCTCTTTTGAACAGGATCGGCTGCGAATGGCCGGAATAACCGCTCTTGAAGACCAGGCCCGGCTGACAGCCCAAAATCTTGACCAGGCCATGGCCAATATTCAGGAAAACCTGACCCGGTCTTTGCGGGACATAAATGCAAGCAATCTATCCATACAGACGCTTGGTGAACGTCTCTTGGCCTGGGAACAATCCAACCCACTGATACGAAATGTATTCATTTTCCACCCGAAAAAAGGCCTTATGTACCCCCGTCGCTCCCGGGCTGCCACGCGAGAGGAACGGCAGTTTATCAACCGATTTAATCCACTGATGACAGGAGACCTGCCCTTTGATTTTAACCGCCCGGCCGGCAGTGAGAATAAAAGAGTCAGCAGCCCCGCAATATCCAGCAGCCTTTACGCCTTGTCCAGACAGTCAATCCCTACAATATCAGAAGAAAAGATTACCGGTGCAGATACCGTCCCAAAGCCGGCTGCAAATCAGGAAGAATCCGGATGGATTCCCTGGTTCAGCGACAACCAGCTTTATGTCCTGGGATGGGTGCAGTCTGAACCGGACGGAATGATCTACGGCATTGAATTGGAGATGATGGTTCTGTTATCCCGGTTGATGACAACCATTCCGGAAAACAACCGTTCCGGCACAGCACTTGAGATCATGAACGGCAACGGCGACGTCCTGCTCCACACAGGCCCCCTGGAACTTGACCATGGCCCAAAAACACAGGATGCGGTTGTCAAAGTGGATATATCCGGACGCCTGCCCCACTGGTCGGTGTGCGCGTTCGTGGATAACGCGGCCCTGTCCCAATCCAATACATTTATGGTCATTGCCCTGATCCTTGTGGCCATCCTGGTGACAGCCATTGTAAGCGCAGGTGTACTGATTACCCGGCTGACCCTGGCACAGATAAAAGATGCCCGGCAGAAAACCTCATTTGTGGCCGCCGTTTCCCATGAGCTGAAAACCCCGTTGACCAGCATCCGGATGTATGCGGAACTGCTGTTGTCAAAGCGTGTGTCCAATCCTGAAAAAAAGCAGACCTATCTTGAAGTGATGGTGGCGGAAAGCGAACGGCTCACCCGGCTGATCAACAATGTTCTGGATTTTGGAAAACTTGAACAGGGCCGCAAACAATACAGGATCAGTGAATTTGACATGGGACAATTCTTAGGCGAATGCATTAACACCAACCAGGTCCGGCTGAAAAAAGCGGGATTTGAACTCATCACACAAGTGCCGGATCAGAAATTTCCCGTCAAAACGGATCGGGACGCCATGGCCCAGGTGTTTTTAAATCTTGTGGACAATGCGATCAAATATGCAGGAACAGGCAAATTCCTGAAAATTATTTTGGACAGAACATCCCGGGATGTGCAGATAAAAATCCAGGATGACGGCCCGGGCATTGAGCCTGGCCTCAAGGAAAAAATCTTTGATAAGTTTTTCAGGGCCGACAATTCACTGACCACATCCAAACCGGGATCAGGGCTGGGGCTGAGCCTTACCCGGCACATGCTTCGGGATTTGGGCGGCGATATCGTCATGGACACGACGCTCGCCCGGGGAGCAGGCTTTATAATAAGGATACCCATCCATGAATAA